The genomic stretch GACTAAATGTAGAATGTTGGGCAGAGTCCAGCCTCCTCTCACTAGCTGGCCCTTACACCTGCCAAAATAGTTCTTCTTACACATTGGAAGCAGGACTGGAATTGTCGCTTTCACAAATAGGCAGCTTCCATCTTTGGGCAAGGGCTCTGACTAGGACCTAGTTTGGAGGTCCAATCCTGCACGGGGAAGCAGATGGCACTAATAACTGATTATCCATGTTCTTAGATACCCCGTTAATGAACTTTGAATGAAATTGTCTCCCATAAATTGTGCATGTTCCTACAACATACATTGTTTCGGGGTGTGTTGTGTAGGCATCTTAGTTTGTCTCTAAATAAACTAATATATGCagagcattcagaccccttggctttttccatattttgttgcacttattctaaaatggatgaaataaaccCATTTTTTgcaaacataaaaataaaaacagaaatacaagtattcacaccctttcaCACCctacaagtattcacaccctttgctatgctcaatttagctcaggtgcatcctgtttccatagaaacatcaaggatgatcaataacttgggagtccaactgtggtatattcaattgattcgacatgatttggaaaggcacacacctatctatatgaAAAGGtctcagttgacagtgcatgtcaggggggggggggggggaataagttgaaataaatcaagccatgaggtcaaaggaattctctgtagagctcagacaggattgtgccaaggcacagatctggagaagggtgcCAACATTCTTTTCAGCAGAATTTaaggtacccaagaacacagtggcctccatcattcttaaatggaagaagtttggaaccaagacTTCTAGAGCTGGCTGCACGGCCAAACTGAGGAattgtgggagaagggccttggtcagggaggtgaacaagaccccaatggtcactgacagagctccagagttcctctgaagATGtgtgaaccttccagaagtacaactATCTCTgtatcactccaccaatcagacctttaggGCAGAGTtgacagacggaagccactcctcagtaaaaatgcacaacagcccgcttggagtttgccaaaatacacctaaaggactctgaccatgagaaacaagattatctgatgaaaccaagaggaTTAAACACTTTAGCCTGAATACCAAGCATTATGTCTGGAGGAATCATGGTACCATCCCTACAATGAGGTATGGTGGTGAAAGCATCATGCTATGGAGGATGTttctcagcggcagggactgagagactagtcaggagagggaaagacaaacggagcaaagtacagatagatccttgatgaaatcctgctccagagcacccaggacctcaaactggggtaaaggttccccttccaacaggacaacgacccaaagtttttcatttgtatttatttaattagcacacagccaagacaacacaggtgtggcttcaggacaagtctctgaatgtccttgagtggcccagccagataccggatttgaacccgatctaacatctatggaaagacctgaaaatagctgtgcaacgacactccccatccaacctgacagagcttgagagaaaactccccaaatataagtgcgccaagcttgtagcgtcatacgccagaagactcgaggctgtaatctctgccaaaggtccatcaacaaagtactgagtaaagggtctgaattattatgtaaatgtgatatttcagtttattttgtaTCCATAAATAATCAAACAAACACAGTAAACACTGACTGAGTCAAGTTGCAGAATGAAGATTAAAGGGGAGAATCAGGTATGGGTGTGCGCACGCAAGCACCCATATGTAACTGACTCAGGTATGGGTGTGCGCACGCAAGCACCCATATGTAACTGACTCAGGTATGGGTGTGCGCACGCAAGCACCCATATGTAACTGACTCAGGTATGGGTGTGCGCACGCAAGCACCCATATGTAACTGACTCAGGTATGGGTGTGCGCACGCAAGCACCCATATGTAACTGACTCAGGTATGGGTGTGCGCACACAAGCACCCATATGTAACTGACTCAGGTATGGGTGTGCGCACGCAAGCACCCATATGTAACTGACTCAGGTATGGGTGTGCGCACGCATGCACCCATATGTAACTGACTCAGGTATGGGTGTGCGCACGCATGCACCCATATGTAACTGGCACTGTAGCAGACAAACATTGGATGTAATGCATTTTATGTCTACCAGAGATTTCATTTAACACATTTAGAAAATTATGGAGATTACGATTGATATTAAAACACAGTCACCAACATCGGAATAATCCAAAATGCACCTCAAATCACAATTTCATAAATTAAAGATGCAGTCCGGGATCTTAAGCACAACAAACTCGTAACATTTTGCATGGATTTGATTGTATGATCACACACATGTGGTCAAAAATAAAATAacttagtacacacacacaaacaaaaatggGACCATTTTTGGCTCATGAGCACCACTTTCAAAACTGTCTGATATTATACAATCGTTTGAGAGTGCATCTTTAAAATTAATACTTCCCTTCACAAACAATATTTCTCCATAGTTATAATGGCCAATGCTTAATATATTTCAACATATCAGAAGTCTAGCCTAATAAACATTTCACATAAAAACATGTGAAAACACCCGTCGTAATTTAAATTCCTGAGAATGCGTACCTATTAGATATCCATGTTGACGTGACCTGTGCCCGCACTCCGCAAATCAGAGTTCACCAGTCCTCCGCCGAGTGGCTTCGACATGAAGGATCACTCCGCAATAAAAGGCACTTATACACTGTAGACGACAATTGAACcgcagaagaaaaaaaaataagaaaagaaAGTGTCTACCAGCAGTCACGGTGTTTGTCAGCTGGAATgttgtcatttttttttaaacttagtGGGACAAGATGTACTCTGCTCATAGGTCAACTGTGCACGTCGGCCTCTCAAGACTTCAACTCATTTCATCTTGTGGCAGCTCAAACTCTAAGCCAGCGGCGCCGCTCACAGGAGCGGACACCACAAATCGCACCACTTGCCGCCCGCCACCATACTCCTATTAAAGTCTATCGAGACCCTCGCTTACCACGCCCCCTGCGTAGCTCAGTTGAACATGAATTGGCAACTCCACTGCATTAGCATGGTTGGACCTCAGAGTAAAGAAACACACTGCATTAGCATGGTTGGACCTCAGAGTAAAGAAACACACTGCATTAGCATGGTTGGACCTCAGAGTAAAGAAACATCAGCACTGTGGTTTGATTTTGACATGTGTGGGTGAATAACTAGATGGATAACTGATAACTAGATGGACGAGTAATGTCGTCCTTTGAAAGTAGTGATTGGTTATTGCCCATGTAAACTGCCTTTATATTCTCCTGCAAACATTTTAaatctgcccctgagcaaggcagttaacccactgttccctgaacaaggcagttaacccactgttccctgaacaaggcagttaacccactgttcccctgaacaaggcagttaacccactgttcccctgaacaaggcagttaacccactgttcccctgaacaaggcagttaacccactgttcccctgaacaaggcagttaacccactgttcccctgaacaaggcagttaacccactgttcccctgaacaaggcagttaacccactgttccctgaacaaggcagttaacccactgttccctgaacaaggcagttaacccactgttcccctgaacaaggcagttaacccactgttcccctgaacaaggcagttaacccactgttcctagaccgtcattgaaaataagaatagcttcttaactgacttgcctagttaaataaaggttaaaaaaaaatagtgGCTGTGAGTTTGAATCCCATTTGGGGCAATATTTTTAATGAGCAAACCCTCCACTGCTGGTCCTCGAGGGAAATCGAGCAAATGTGACATAGTAGCCAATGATCAAAATGCATATAAAAACCTTATACAATCAAGTGCACACATTATGTCATTTCACCTATATTCCTTGTAGTGACTAATATTTGTAAGATTTGTTGGCCTATAGCCTTTCAGTCGGAGTGACTCCAAGCTCAAAAAACATTGTAGCCCTAACGTacatgtaggctactgtacaCATCCATGCAGCCTCATATGCCGAGATATTATTATGCCCTAGTAGCAGTGTAGGTGAAGGCTGAAGTCGTAGGCCTAGCGCTTTATGGAATTCATTCTTAGGCTTCATTTTTAAGGTGATGGCTGTAGTTTCCTTAACAATACCACAATGAATGTAAATTCACATGTTGAAACAGAAAAATGATAACACGTGAGATTCATACTTACATCACAGGTGGTGAATATTGTCAGGAACTAGGGATCTAAAACTGAGGTCCATACAGATTTTTGCATGTGATGCAGTTAATTTGAGTATCAGAACGTGCCGGTGGACTTCTGTTAAGGATGCATTAGTGAAACAAAAAGCATTGGGTCATGCCAATTTTAAACTGGCCGAGACGGAATTTGTTACTGGATACAATTATCTGCTGGCCGTCCTCAGCATCGTGGCTAATTTCACCAGGTTGGCCTATGAGAAAAGCTAGCAGCTAGCCATTTTAGACCAATGGTTAAACCATGGTCTAAGCCAAAGTTCATAAGTTTGGCCCCAAATTGTTCAAGTCCAAAACCGGTAGTGCAGATAAAAGGAGAAGGTATTTGAGTATGTAAACGCTGTGCAATGTAAACAATAGGCTATCACCTATTTGATTAATCCACTTTAATAAAAAGCTCTTTATAGGGTCTATACAGCTGTAAGAGAAATGAACTAAATCCCTTAAAATAGCTGTAGTTTGTGTATTTCCGAGAGCCTCATGGTGACGTTGTACTCGTAGTTTCCATCGTGTATTCCAGTTTGGAGATTTTTATCGACTAAGGTTTCCCAGTAGTGGTGCCAGTTCCCATCTTTGTCTTTCCCAAATCCATACACATTCACCTGCAAAGGAAATACATGTTTAGAGAGTTTCAGAATGTTAACCAAAAGGTTTTATTTATGGCAATGGGATATATTGTGTATGCAGCCTACATGATTTGGGCCAGTAATATGTGACGATACCATAGATTGTCAAAACTATGCCAATCCATTAGGTGTCAGGGTTGGTTTCCTGCACTGCAATCATGTGTAGTACACAGTGTGCATCACAATACACTGTGTAATGGGtgtagtggggcggcaggtagcccagtgcattgggccagtaaccggagcattgggccagtaaccggagcattgggccagtaaccgaaggttgctggatcaaatccctgagctgacaaggtagaaatctgtcattctgcctctgaacaaggcagttaactcactattccccgggcgccgaagacgtggaggacgattaaggcagcccccccacacctctctctctgattcagaggggttgggataaaagcgaaagacacatttcagttggacaactgactggGTATTCCCCTTTCCCTAGTATACAGTGTGTCTTGCTGAGGAAGTACATGCCTATCCACATTCCTATCAGAACATGTTGATATTTAATATTTAATAGGATCCACATTAGTTCCTGTCAGGGCatgagctactcttcctggggtccaaacaatcATGTCGCAAAAGCCTACatcataaataaaatataattcaacacaaaacactaataTTACAAATGTACAATATAAAATTCACTACTGTGCGTTTGTGTGAGTCTCTTCTGCGTTGTGCCATGAGGTGGTGTTGTTGTATCTGTAGATCTCTATAGGTCTTACCTTGTCACAGATGTGTAGGGATAATATCAAAGCCATGAATCCAGTAGAGGGGTATTTGCCCTGATAGTCAAGCCAGGTTTCATGAACATATTTCATAAACACAGGATTCAGAACCAATACCTGCATGGAATATACTGCACATTACATGTCTATCAACCCGATTTAAATAGAAAAAGAAGAATTTCTATTGTGATGCATCAAATTTGAAAAGTCACTTTGTTAGATTGATAGTGTCagagaagagagtgtcagagatgAGAGTGTCAGAGATGAGAGTGTCAGAGATGAGAGTGTCAGAGATGAGAGTCAGAGATGAGTGTCAGATGAGAGTTGCTCTGgaaaagagtgtctgctaaattacaaaataaaataaaaatacatttgacatCACTGCCTCCTTTGTTAGGAAACCACATATTTAGTTGTTTGTTTTAAAATGTATCTAAACATGGCTCTGCCCATTAGACACATCCTCAACGACAAGCAGACCTACTGTCTAAGAGACAATATAAAGGATCATGCATTAgatatattgactgtagatgaATAACAACCACAATACATTAAAAAGGTGACTCACCAAATCTTTGTTGGCCTTTATCTTCTGTCTAAGTGGTAAATATGACCTGTTGAATAAAATAAGACTTAATTTCATCTAGGAGGTGCTAGCTATGTTACCTTGGGAAAATGCATGTTGTAGGAGGGTTTCCCGAACTCCAGTAGCCCTGGACAAACACACcagattcaacttgtcaactaatcatcaagccctcaatgagttgaatcaggtgttctTGTCCAGGGACTGTAGGACCGGTGTTGATTAACACTAAACTAAATCAGAAGAGTCCATGATAAGTTGTTACTCACAAAGTGATGTGAGACCCAGTGGTCATGGCGCCTGGTAGCCACTGAAGGTCCAGAGTCTTGAAAGGGATCAACAGGAACCTAGTGGCTTTGTCCAGATCTATTGCACTCTCTGGGTACATGACGTGATACGTGGTCCGTTTCCCAACATCCTCCTCATAGCCAGAGGTAGGAGCCTTGTTCATTCTAGATAGCACAGTAAATTGCAGGAATCCATACAattgttaagggaatttttagcAATGACGGCACGGGTAGCGCCATTCAAAACACAGCGACGGCACGGGTAGCGCCATTCAAAACACAGCGACGGAACGGGTAGCGCCATTCAAAACACAGCGACGGCACGGGTAGCGCCATTCAAAACACAGCGACGGCACGGGTAGCGCCATTCAAAACACAGCGACGGCACGGGTAGCGCCATTCAAAACACAGCGACGGAACGGGTAGCGCCATTCAAAACACAGCGACGGCACGGGTAGCGCCATTCAAAACACAGCGACGGCACGGGTAGCGCCATTCAAAACACAGCGACGGCACGGGTAGCGCCATTCAAAACACAGCGACGGAACGGGTAGCGCCATTCAAAACACAGCGACGGAACGGGTAGCGCCATTCAAAACACAGCGAcggcaccattcaaaacacagcgacggcaccattcaaaacacagcgacggcaccattcaaaacacagcgACGGCACGGGTAGCACCATCTTTCTTTAAAGTAGTCGATTTCTTATTCTCAGCTTCTATGAGTTAATTGGCAGTCAGTAAACAAACTGGAATGGTGCCTGCTGCTATCTGGAGTGTGCCGTCTGTACAGGCATAAAGCCAAGGTCGGTTATTTACTGTCACGTGCAGCTATGGAAGGTTTGTTCTTTTCTACTGGAGCGTGACTTCCTTCACTACTTCCCACAAATCTAAAAGCGCTGGATTGGTGGAGGCATGGGCTAGCTAGTGGGAGTTCCACCACATCTTACAGTGCctgcagaaagtattcagaccccttgactatttccacattttgttacattacagccttattctaaaattgattaaatcatcgCACCCGACCCccctcaaatctacacacaattccccataatgacaaagcaaaagcaggtttaaattgttgcaaatttatatttaaaaaaataacaattccataagtatttggactagacactcagtactttgttgaagcacctttggcagagattacagccagTTTTATGGGTATaactacaagcttggtacacctgtatttggggatttaCTCCCATTTGTCGCTGCAGATCCTttcaacctctgtcaggttgggtggggagtgtcgctgcacagctaattttcaggtttctccagacatGTTTGatgaggttcaagtccgggctctggctgtgccactcaatgacttgtaccgaagccactcctgcgttgtcttggctgtgtgcttagggtcgttgtcctgttggaaggtgaacagtcaccccagtctgaggtcctaagtgctctggagcaggttttcatcaaggatctctgtactttgctctgttcatctttccctcagtcccgactagtgtcccagtccctgccactgaataaCATCTCCACAGCATACTTCCACCACGCTTTACcgtgggatggtgccaggtttcctccaggcgtgaggTTTggtattcaggacaaagagtttaATCAAATCAGAGAATCTTgtgtctcatggtcagagtcctttaggtgccttttggcaaactcccaaGCAgggtgtcatgtgcctttcactgaggagtggcttccgtctggccactaccataaaggtctgattggtggggTTCTGCAGAGATAGAGatcattgtccttctggaaggttctcccttctccccagaggaactctggagctctgtcagttaacatcaggttcttggtcacgtccctgacgaagacccttctccccagattcctcagtttggccgggcagccagctctaggaacagtcttggtggttccaaacttcttccatttaagaataatggaggtcacggttctggtcaccatagcagcaccgacccgtagcacgcgctccagcatgtatatttcactggtcacccccaaagcaaataaataaataaaaattaaatgatCACTGGAgcctcatatctccctcactaactttaagcaccagctgtcagagcaactcacagatcactgcacatagcccatagaactacctcacccccatactgcatttatttttttgctcctttgcaccccagcatctctacttgcacactcgtcttctgcacatctatcactccagtgtttaattgctatattgtaagtattttgccactatggcctatttattgccttacctcatttgcacacactgtagacTTTGTTTCTATTGTATGTTTGTGTATTCCACGTGTaaccctgtgttgttgtttgtgtcgcactgctttgcttcatcttggccaggttgcagttgtaaatgagaacttgcctacctggttaaatacataaaaataaaacataaaatcactggaaacaggatgcagctccATTTGAGTTTCATAGCATAGGGTCTGAATCCTTATGGAAATTTGAtatgaatttgcaaaaaaaataataataatgtttccactgtcattatggggtagtgtgtagattgaggatgcttttttatttaatcaattttagaataaatctgtaacgtaacaacatgtggacaaagggaagaggtctgaatactttctgaatgctctgaaTTTAGTCATTCATTTTCAAACCAATGATGGGAAGTGAACACTGAGCTGGTGGGGATAACTGGGACATAACTCTCAATTaaattggctgatccctcctacTGACCTGGATGGCAGACGTGCACAGACAGGGTTCTACCTGCGCCTGAGCGCCTGTCTCTTTGCCCTCCCACTTGGCAGTGGTataattagattttttttgtatACAGTTTGTCTTTGTTGTTCTGAACCCACTGCCCCCCAAGTTGTGACATCTTCAAGTTCGCCACCCTGACCCTGGTATGCCCTGTACGGAGCTTGCGTGCCCAAACAGGCTTTGTGACAAGTGCGCCCTCGGTCAACACCCTCTGTTGGCCTACCTTATGACGACGTCACTGGAGTCTATGAGGGCTCCGTAGTAGGAACCCTTGAGTTTCCCAGAGTTCCCCACCACAGCACAGCTTCCATGGCGCTCACGGCCCGCGTCCATGTGTAGGTCAGCATCAGGGATGACCTGGAACAACTTCTCCACCACCTCGCTGAATTTGGCTGTGCTATTGTCATTCTGGATTTCCTGGTGATAAGATGGTACTTCATTTGATTGCGCCAACACATGAAACACCAATAAATACACAATGGACAAGCAGCACAACTCAGATGACAATCAGAACGTCAGCCCAAACCAGACAGATCTGATGATGTATATTGTGTGATTTGTATATAATGATTTCATGTTCACCTGCCCAGAGACTGCAGAGGGAACTGAGCTGTTAAATCTGCTGCAATGCATCATTTCTGAGTATTCTGAGACTTATGTTTGGATTGTACATGGTCTCTGTCCAGAAAAACAGGTTATTGTTGATTACAATATAAGCGTTGTCAGTGACAACCCATGTATTGCAGCGTGTGAAAGAGCTGGTCTTGCTACATCACTTAAAGAAGCTTAAAAACAGAAGAgtggatatttatttttattataaaaAGGGCAAAACAAGCAAAACTGACAGCTAAAACTGTGGTTCACCAGCTGCAGTCACACAGGCAACCAAATTCTGACCTTTGTTCCACTGTGtagtgtgaccaataacatgtcTTTTTCTGagctaatctgattggtcaaaagactaattagtgcaacactatatatatatatataaagtgggCTGCCCGTCTAAACAGCTACCTTACACCCACAAGGATCTCTAAACACTGACACACCAGTTCATTCAATAATTAGGTCAGAGGGATCACAAGTGTTCAATTAACTAGCCAATCAGGATTCACAACCAATTAACATGGAATAGGCACAATTTACATTGTCGCTATAGTATTGCCTGGAATGACAAATGGTTCAAATGAAATGTTACCATGTCATGTGctgaaggtacaaactctgccTCCCCGGTGGGCCTGGAGAGGAAATTCAGTGCACTATGCTGGTGAATCAGATTGCTCAAATGACCGAGTCTGCAGTAACGTAGCAGACATAAAAGAAAGCTACGGCAAAATTGATACTATGATATTTCAAAACCATGACTAGATTGACACTCAACGCATACAGCAAAGAGCTGGtgttttatgagtgagttcatgtttcagttcttactcagcactgtcaaaactttgtattcaacacttatAACCAACGCTACATCAAGCAGTGCAGCAGTAATGATTGAGTATGAAGTGCATCTATAGGCTTGCGTTGTATTTTTAGCAAGTTGGGTCTTTAATATCAatgaatatttcactttctctgttcatgGGAGTAACaacataataatatataataatatatgccatttagcagacgcttttatccaaagcgacttacagtcatgtgtgcatacattctacgtaacaTGAATTTGtacatgaggcagaaataatgcggtgCGACTCCAGTTTGGCCATCAGCTGAAACACGGTGTCTCtttgtggtcagtgtcagtggaggaaagggagagcagagggatgttgagagacgaccctcagtctgctgctctttctctccactgagactgaccctcagtctgctgctctctctctccactgagaccGACCCTCAGCTGAAACACGGTGTCTCtttgtggtcagtgtcagtggaggaaagggagagcagagggatgttgagagacgaCCCTCAGATGTAACACGGTGTCTCtttgtggtcagtgtcagtggaggaaagggagagcagagggatgttgagacggaccctcagtctgctgctctctctctccactgagactgaccctcagtctgctgctctctctctccactgagaccGACCCTCAGCTGAAACACGGTGTCTCtttgtggt from Oncorhynchus gorbuscha isolate QuinsamMale2020 ecotype Even-year unplaced genomic scaffold, OgorEven_v1.0 Un_scaffold_2792, whole genome shotgun sequence encodes the following:
- the LOC124026744 gene encoding CMP-N-acetylneuraminate-beta-galactosamide-alpha-2,3-sialyltransferase 1-like, translated to MIRSFRIRKCLLPTVLICITTIIVFYSGQQSSNSFVDFIRNALPPLDGIFSPPPDDDPWFQKRFIRSIKPFLTRENKKLSNDTRTWWREIQNDNSTAKFSEVVEKLFQVIPDADLHMDAGRERHGSCAVVGNSGKLKGSYYGALIDSSDVVIRMNKAPTSGYEEDVGKRTTYHVMYPESAIDLDKATRFLLIPFKTLDLQWLPGAMTTGSHITLSYLPLRQKIKANKDLVLVLNPVFMKYVHETWLDYQGKYPSTGFMALILSLHICDKVNVYGFGKDKDGNWHHYWETLVDKNLQTGIHDGNYEYNVTMRLSEIHKLQLF